The Maridesulfovibrio ferrireducens genome contains a region encoding:
- a CDS encoding ATP-binding protein, which produces MTSNKIFGIQIPAQLTNISIVGVAARECAKMRGFAPEDVQSFCLAVEESVTNSIEMGFGGHDDEVGILFSKTPSGLGVKINSLCLPLVPEKLPQYCSQRMSDHNDTTGLSFHLVKQMVDNLHISIGKDGERELSFEKYLPEKRVQEKITRKRIARVNTTHTTRFAIPDDAENISRLLLRAHGEVLFSESIYYPDHVREMLEKRDMISVVSETECGELMGHFALVKEISGSSVEELTYVVVDGNFRSHDSSKIPEILMEDATSRGVYAVSAYAVTNHIYSQRGLQRDNFAENSLFLALNAASKHKDKNENGPDRIGNMGYAKYFGVRNQAPVFLPPHHRDMIMRIYAHAGVEPSVSDENSFTEAKNGSSRITTESELQEGWFSIVVQEYGIDTFPHIRSEFYKASAQGVPSIQIRLPLSDSATLKICEKCEKIGFFFAGINPGYKGSESLILQYLNGVEAGFESVHIFSDFGKILKDYVHECWEKRQLDQCLPESN; this is translated from the coding sequence ATGACATCTAATAAAATTTTCGGGATACAAATACCTGCCCAATTAACCAATATTTCAATAGTTGGTGTTGCTGCTCGTGAATGTGCAAAAATGAGAGGGTTTGCCCCTGAAGATGTACAGTCATTCTGTCTTGCTGTGGAAGAATCAGTCACAAATTCAATTGAAATGGGTTTTGGCGGTCATGACGATGAGGTAGGCATTTTATTTTCAAAAACACCGTCTGGGCTCGGAGTCAAAATAAACAGTTTATGTTTGCCATTAGTGCCGGAAAAACTTCCGCAGTATTGTTCGCAGAGAATGTCCGACCATAATGATACTACTGGTTTAAGCTTTCACTTAGTGAAGCAGATGGTGGATAACCTTCATATTTCCATAGGTAAAGACGGAGAGCGTGAGCTTTCTTTTGAAAAATATCTGCCCGAAAAAAGAGTTCAGGAAAAAATTACACGCAAACGAATTGCGCGAGTTAACACCACACATACAACAAGATTTGCGATTCCTGACGATGCCGAAAATATTTCCCGCCTTCTTTTGAGAGCGCATGGCGAAGTCTTGTTCAGTGAGTCTATTTACTACCCTGATCATGTCCGGGAAATGCTTGAAAAAAGAGATATGATTTCCGTGGTTAGTGAGACTGAATGCGGCGAACTTATGGGACATTTTGCTCTTGTAAAAGAAATTTCAGGATCATCGGTGGAGGAATTAACCTATGTGGTTGTTGATGGTAATTTTAGGAGTCATGATTCTTCAAAAATACCTGAGATACTTATGGAAGATGCCACATCCAGAGGGGTCTATGCTGTAAGTGCATATGCGGTGACCAATCATATTTATTCCCAGCGAGGGCTTCAAAGGGATAACTTTGCAGAAAATAGTTTATTTCTTGCCTTAAATGCAGCTTCAAAACACAAGGATAAAAACGAAAACGGTCCCGACAGAATCGGTAATATGGGCTATGCCAAGTATTTTGGCGTACGAAATCAAGCTCCAGTGTTTCTGCCGCCGCATCATCGCGACATGATTATGAGAATTTATGCTCACGCAGGTGTTGAGCCATCTGTTTCCGATGAGAATAGTTTTACTGAAGCAAAAAATGGATCTTCACGCATTACAACTGAGTCAGAATTACAAGAAGGTTGGTTTTCAATCGTTGTGCAGGAGTATGGAATTGATACTTTTCCACATATAAGAAGTGAATTTTACAAGGCTAGTGCTCAGGGTGTTCCATCCATTCAAATCAGACTTCCCCTTAGCGACTCTGCGACTCTTAAAATATGCGAAAAATGTGAGAAAATCGGATTCTTTTTTGCTGGAATAAACCCCGGATACAAGGGCAGTGAGAGTTTGATTCTACAATATTTAAACGGAGTTGAAGCAGGGTTTGAGTCAGTTCATATATTTTCTGATTTCGGTAAAATATTAAAAGATTATGTGCATGAATGCTGGGAAAAAAGGCAGTTAGATCAATGTCTCCCGGAGAGTAATTAA